The nucleotide sequence CGCTGCGTTGTTGCAGTTCCGTCAGCACATCCCGCGCCAGTCCCATTCGCTGCTGATTGCCCTCATGGAGGATCAGAATTTTTTGCGCCAGCGTCGTCAACGCCGGGCGATGGGTGATCAACACCACGGTGGCGCCGCGTTTCTGCAATGCGACAATCGCCTGCATCAAGGCCTGATCGCCTTCGCTATCAAGGCTGGCGTTCGGTTCATCCAGAATCAGCAGGCAAGGATCGCCGTACATGGCGCGCGCCAGACCGATGCGCTGCCGCTGGCCGCCGGACAACCCGCTGCCGCCCTCGCCCAATTCGGTGTCATAGCCAGTGGGTAGCGACAAAATCAGTTCATGCACCCCCGCCAACCTGGCGGCCGCCACGACTTTTTTCGGGTCGGCATCGCCAAAACGGGCGATGTTTTCCGCCAGCGTGCCCTTAAACAGCTGCACATCCTGCGGCAAGTAACCGATGGTCGGCCCAAACGTGCTTTTGTCCACCTGATTCAAGTCAGCGCCATCCAAACGCACTTTGCCTTGCGTCGGCGACTGCGCGCCGACCAGCAAACGCGCCAGCGAGGACTTGCCGGAGCCGGACGCGCCCAGAATCACCAGCGTTTCGCCGGCCTGCAACGAGAAATGAATATTCTGCAGTCGGGCATTGCCCTGCGCCGGGCGCAGCGAAAGCTGTTCCACGCTGAGATGCCCTTCCGGCGCAGGCAGCGCCATTGCCGCCGGGCGCGGCGGATAGGCGGCGATCAGCCGGGTCAGGCGCTGCCAGGCAATGCGTGCGCTGCTCCACTGTTTCCATACCCCGATTAGCTGATCGATCGGGCTCAGCACCCGGCCGACCAGAATCGAACCGGCGATCATCATCCCCGGCGTGATCTTGCCGTCGATCGCCAGCAACGCCCCCAGCCCCAGCATCAGCGACTGTAACGCAATACGGCTGTACTTGGACGCGCCGCCTACCGCGGCGGCCCGCTCGCTGGCCAGATTCTGCAGGGAAATAAACCGGTAATGGCGCGCCAGCCAGCGCCGACGCAGGTTGCCCAGCATGCCCATCGCTTCAATGACGTCGGCATTGCGCAACTGGGCGTCGGCCAGGTGGGTCGCCTGCTGTGACTGCTGATTGGCTTCCGCCAGCGGTTGATTGGTCAGACGCTGGTTCAGCCAGGCCAACGCCACCAGCACCACGGTGCCGCCCAGCGCCAGCATTCCCAGCCAAGGATGCAGTAAAAACAACACCAGCAAAAACAGCGGAAACCAGGGCACGTCGAAGAAGGCAAACAGCGCATTGCCGGTGATGAACTGGCGCAGCAGCGTCAGGTCGGTCAACGCCAGCCCGGCGCGGCCATCGCCAGCCTCCAGATTGCGGGCAAACGCCGCATTGAAGACATCCTGATTGAGCGCCAGATCGATACGGGTGCCCAGCCTCACCACCAACAGACTACGCACCCACTCCAGCGCGCCCATAAAGGCACACAGTCCCGCCATCAACAACGTCAGCATCAGCAGGGTTATACCGTTGCCGGACGCCAGCACCCGGTCATACACTTGCAGCATATATACCGAAGGCGCCAGCATCAGCACATTGATGACGGCGCTGAAAATTCCGACGCTCCAGAAACTGCGGCGGAACTGGCGCAGCACGCCGAACAACGAACGATCTCGCTCAGAGGAAGCATTCACGGCAGGGCTCTCTCCCTCAGGCTTTCTTTTTCAGGGTGCGAACGCTGCCGTCAGCCAGCGTATGTTCGTAGTGATCGCGGTTGCGGCTGAAAAACGCCACTGCCGAACCGTCTTGCTGCGTCAGCGTCAGACCGTCTGGCGTAGGCCGCCAGCCGACCGGCGCTTGCGGCAGCAATTTTTGCAGGCACGCGCTGTCGCCAGCCAGCCGCCAGGTCGTGCCGTCAAGCACATCCGTGTTCAAGCGGATATTGCAGTGCTGCTCCGCCCCGCTCAATATCCATTGTCCGCTCAGTTCCGCTGCGGACGGCAATCTCAGACTGCTCGCCATACATCCTCCACTCAGTACACTCAGTAATGTCGCAATAATAAGCTGTTTCATGATATTCCCATCATTCGGTCATCAGTGAACGCGTTTAATAATTGAAACCATCTTGTTAAATATATTGTTAAGCATTTTGTTAAATACAGAGATAACGGAGGCATGTCTTCGATGCGAGAAAATACCTGTCGTTATTCAGCCAACCAGAAAATAGTGGGATCGCGCCCATTATCTTTAAACAAAAAAATCCACCGGATGTCATATTTCACCAACAATGTTCACCAGAAAGTTGGCGGATATAGAGAAGAATTTATCGTCGAGGTTGTCATTTCCACGGGCGTGGTAATGCCATAATTGATGGACTCCCGCCGCACTGATATAGCCGCCGGATGATGCGGAAGAAAGATCGGTTTTCTTTTCATATAAAGTCATCATATTTCCTCCATGAAATTCACCTTTATACCCGTCATATTTCACGTTGCAGGTGTGTTGGCTGCGCTCGCTCACCCGAATCACTTACCTGAGTAAGCTCATCGGGATTCACTCACTTGCCGCCTTCCCGCAACGCGAACTATTTGGGATATATACCCGTCATATTTCACGTTGCAGATGTGTTGGCGGCATGATTCAGCCCGCGTAATGGGCTTTCGCCTATTCACTTTTTGTCCTATTGAAAGTGAAAGCGCCCTGTAGCGCGTTAATCAAATTGAAATGCGGCATAGCCTGACAATACAGACAGGTTAGTAAAACAGAAATAAAATGACAAGATTCTGTCAAGAAAATCGACGTTTCATTACCTTACGTGCAGGCTGCAAAAAAAAACCAGACAGAACATTGAGTAAGGGAAAATTAGCAGAATAAAAAATGGCGCATCTGTCGCCAGACGCGCCACCGCGTTTAATAACGTGAAAATAAATTACAGCGATGCCAGCGTATCGCGGATAACCCCGGCATAGGGCGTCGTCGGACGACCCAGCAATGCCGCCAGCGCGTTCTTGTCATCAAACAGCCCGCCTTTTTCCGCACCGGCGTCGGAGTCCGCCAGCATATCAGCCAGAAAGTCCGGCAATCCCGCGCTTTTCAGCGCGTCGGCGAAATCAGCCTGAGGCAGGTTGACATATTGCACCGTTTTGCCGCTCTGCTTCGCAATTTCCTCGGTAAATTCCGCCAGCGTGTAACTGTTATCGCCGGCCAGCTCGTAAATTTTCCCTTCCTGACCGTTTAGTTGCAGCACAATGGCGGCCGCTTGTGCATAGTCGCTGCGCGCCGCCGAAGCAATACGGCCGTCGCCGGCGGCGCCGATAAACGCGCCGTGCGCCAGAGCCGGCGCGATGCTGGCAGCATAGTTTTCGGTATACCAGCCGTTACGCAGAATCACATGAGGAATGCCGGAAGTGCGCAGCGCGCCCTCGGTCGCCAGATGCTCAGCCGCCAATCCCAGCGGCGAGGTATCCACGTGCAGCAGGCTGGTGTAGACAATCAGCCCGACGCCGGCTTTTTTCGCCGCGTCGATCACCGCCTGATGCTGGGTTTCGCGCTTGCCGACTTCACTGGATGAGATCAACAACAACTTGTCTACCCCGCTCAGCGCGTTGACCAGCGTATCCGGCCGATCATAATCGCCATAACGGACATGTACCCCTTGCGCCGCCAGCGTACTGGCCTTGGCCGGGTCGCGCACCACCGCAACGATCTGCTCTGCCGGTACCGATTTCGCCAGCGCATCAATCACCAGACGGCCCAGTTGGCCGGTTGCTCCTGTAATCGCAAACATCACACACTCCTGTTAATAAAAAAACCTACTGTTAATCAGAAAATCCTACGCCACGCTTCAACCCGAAGGTTCTCAACGCCAGACAGGCTGAGGCTCATGCCAGCAGCATATGACCCAAACTCACTTTTAGTAAGTACTAACAAAAATGTTAGTGTGAAATAAAAATGCCGACATCATCACAGAATGCTCGCCACCGGCTTCCAGCTGGCATGCTGCCGGGTAACCTGTAAGATAGTCGGCTGCCGGTTTTTTAGTTTCAGTCACATCGCACTTATGCGATATTGCTTTTTCAGAGAGCTGATGACGCAAATATTTGTCATATTTGCCACTTCTTTACGTATTTGATTCGTGATCATCAGAATTATAATCGCAGATATTGAACACGATTTTCTGCCTTGACGGTTTATCACAAAGGGTCTCTTTGGCGTGGCAAAATTATTTTTACGCAGTGGAAATTTAGACGATTTTCTTGCGTTGGGAGAGAACGGCCAGCCCGTTTATGCTTCGGCGCTGCAATTACGGGAGACACTGCGTCTTCGCAAACAACCTCACATCGCTGACTGTCTGGCCATTCCCCAACCTAATGAGGATGGCGATCGCTTCGACTGGTATGCGCCCTTCGACGGCAAGATAACCTCCTGGATGGCGGCCAGCGATGAACAGCGCGAACAGGCGCTGCACATGCTGGAACAGTACCTCGGCACCGTTGACGGCATTAGCGAGCGGGCGCGTCAATCCAACAAGCCGGCCCAGAAACTTTTTGGGGTCTTGTTGTCGAAAGCCTTCCAGTTTCCGGGTTCCAATCATGTCTATCTGGTTGACGATAAACCGGTCATCACCTTCTGGGGGTTTATCAGCCTTGGCAAAAAATCCCGCGTCGATGTGCTGGAATGCCTGCGTCCGGTTGAACCGGTCGAGATTCCCGAGCCGGTTCCAGAACCGCTGCCGGAAGTGACCACGCAGGTCGCCGACCCCGAGCCGGAACAACCGGCGCTGCCGGCCGAACCGGAACCGGTCGTGGCTATCGAGCCTGTCGCGCCGCCGCCAGCCGCCCCATCGCCGCGCCGGGTCTGGACCAGCATCTGGTTGCTGGTGCCGGGCGCCGCGCTATTGGCGACGCTGGCGTTCCAGATTCGCGGCTGCGTTTCTCACCCCGAAAGCAACACCCCGCCGGCGGTGACCGCCATCAAACCGGAAAAACGCGCGCTAAGCGCCACGCCGGCGGATACGCTTCCACCGCCGAATCTGCCGCTAGTGACGGCTACGCTGTTACCGTCGCCAGCGGTGGCCGAGCCGAAGAAACCCGAAGAAAAAGCGCCGGAAGCGCCCGCCCATGTCGAGGTGAGCACCGCCCCGAAAGGCGCGCTGGTGATGCCCGCCGACGCAGTAAAAATCGGCTCCATCCGTTTTCTGGACGGCAACTGGCAGGCGATGCTCATGGCGAAAAATCCGCTGACCGGCAAACCGCCGGTTCTACGCTACCAGATAAAAGACGGCAAAGGCCGGGTGCGCTTTACCTACGGCGAAAAAGTCACCTGTCAGGCCGAGGTGGAAGCCGGGTTGCACCAGTCCGGCAATCTGGTGATCAACAGCCGCTATCGGGCGCGCTGCAGCGATGGTTCGCGTTATCCGATGCCGGAAATCGTCTGTACCCGGCAGGAATCGAGCGAGGCCGCAGAATGTAAAGGCCGCTACGATGCCGACACTGAGTTACCGATGACGATTAAGCGTGAGAGCAAATAACCATGCTGGCAACCCTGACAGATTACAAACAACAAATTACGCTGATTCAGAATAGCGGCATTCAGTTTCTCGATTTTGCGTTAAAGCTCCCGCCAGCCCGGTCAAGCTTCGCCAATCGCTTTGTTCGCAAGAGCGCCAACGGGCCGCTGTTGCGGCTGACGTACAACGAACACAGCGGAAAATACACGTTGCCGAGCGCCATGCAGGTGCTGCCGGAAGCCGTCAATCCGGAATCCAGTTACACGCTGGAGCAGTCATTGCGTCTGCTGAGCAACGTATGGCTACCGCTGCCCTTCTTCCGCTTTAATCCGCCGCGTACCTTTATGGGCGGCCCGCATAACTGGGCGCGAGTACAGGTGCTGGAACTGGGCGAGCCGGACGATGACGGCAACACCCACCGCCTCTGTCTGGCGTTCGATACCCGCGTTTATCCGGAAAGCCACGATCTGGAAGCGCTGGCGCCCAGCGAAAACGACATCAACGCCGGGCGCTTGTTTACGCTGGCTTATCACAGTGAAGAGCTGGACGATTTTCTCGACCAGACCTGGGTGGACGGCTGGCTGCGCGAAGCGTTTTCCCAACAGGCGCTGGTGGTCGAAAGCCGCAAACCCCGCGATATCCGCCAGCATCTGCGTGAATTCGAATATCAGGCGCATTACCTGAATCTGCTGGATATTATGGCGACGCTGCTGGATGTGCCGGAAATCCGCATCACCAGCGGTACGCTGAAAGAGCCGGCCATCAATGTGGATCTGATTCTTGACGTCGGCAACTCCCACACCGCCGGGGTTCTGGTGGAGGATCACGCCGACGAAAGCAACGGCCTCAAGCAGACCTACGAGCTACAGATCCGCGATTTGAGTCAGCCTCATTATTTATACAACGAGCTGTTCGACAGCCGGGTGGAATTCGCCCAGGCGCGCTTCGGCAAGCAGAATTTTTCCTTCGAAAGCGGCCGCGACGATGCGTTTGTCTGGCCGTCCATTACCCGCGTCGGGCGCGAGGCCAGCCGCCTGGCGCTACAGCGTCAGGGAACCGAAGGCTCCAGCGGTATTTCCAGCCCGCGCCGCTATCTGTGGGACGAAGAGCCGTATGTGCCGGGCTGGCGTTTCAGCCA is from Dickeya dianthicola NCPPB 453 and encodes:
- a CDS encoding type I secretion system permease/ATPase, which codes for MNASSERDRSLFGVLRQFRRSFWSVGIFSAVINVLMLAPSVYMLQVYDRVLASGNGITLLMLTLLMAGLCAFMGALEWVRSLLVVRLGTRIDLALNQDVFNAAFARNLEAGDGRAGLALTDLTLLRQFITGNALFAFFDVPWFPLFLLVLFLLHPWLGMLALGGTVVLVALAWLNQRLTNQPLAEANQQSQQATHLADAQLRNADVIEAMGMLGNLRRRWLARHYRFISLQNLASERAAAVGGASKYSRIALQSLMLGLGALLAIDGKITPGMMIAGSILVGRVLSPIDQLIGVWKQWSSARIAWQRLTRLIAAYPPRPAAMALPAPEGHLSVEQLSLRPAQGNARLQNIHFSLQAGETLVILGASGSGKSSLARLLVGAQSPTQGKVRLDGADLNQVDKSTFGPTIGYLPQDVQLFKGTLAENIARFGDADPKKVVAAARLAGVHELILSLPTGYDTELGEGGSGLSGGQRQRIGLARAMYGDPCLLILDEPNASLDSEGDQALMQAIVALQKRGATVVLITHRPALTTLAQKILILHEGNQQRMGLARDVLTELQQRSAANQARMNPTAAMPQ
- a CDS encoding protease inhibitor Inh/omp19 family protein, with amino-acid sequence MKQLIIATLLSVLSGGCMASSLRLPSAAELSGQWILSGAEQHCNIRLNTDVLDGTTWRLAGDSACLQKLLPQAPVGWRPTPDGLTLTQQDGSAVAFFSRNRDHYEHTLADGSVRTLKKKA
- a CDS encoding SrfA family protein, with translation MAKLFLRSGNLDDFLALGENGQPVYASALQLRETLRLRKQPHIADCLAIPQPNEDGDRFDWYAPFDGKITSWMAASDEQREQALHMLEQYLGTVDGISERARQSNKPAQKLFGVLLSKAFQFPGSNHVYLVDDKPVITFWGFISLGKKSRVDVLECLRPVEPVEIPEPVPEPLPEVTTQVADPEPEQPALPAEPEPVVAIEPVAPPPAAPSPRRVWTSIWLLVPGAALLATLAFQIRGCVSHPESNTPPAVTAIKPEKRALSATPADTLPPPNLPLVTATLLPSPAVAEPKKPEEKAPEAPAHVEVSTAPKGALVMPADAVKIGSIRFLDGNWQAMLMAKNPLTGKPPVLRYQIKDGKGRVRFTYGEKVTCQAEVEAGLHQSGNLVINSRYRARCSDGSRYPMPEIVCTRQESSEAAECKGRYDADTELPMTIKRESK
- a CDS encoding SDR family oxidoreductase encodes the protein MFAITGATGQLGRLVIDALAKSVPAEQIVAVVRDPAKASTLAAQGVHVRYGDYDRPDTLVNALSGVDKLLLISSSEVGKRETQHQAVIDAAKKAGVGLIVYTSLLHVDTSPLGLAAEHLATEGALRTSGIPHVILRNGWYTENYAASIAPALAHGAFIGAAGDGRIASAARSDYAQAAAIVLQLNGQEGKIYELAGDNSYTLAEFTEEIAKQSGKTVQYVNLPQADFADALKSAGLPDFLADMLADSDAGAEKGGLFDDKNALAALLGRPTTPYAGVIRDTLASL